The nucleotide window GCAGGAgaatcaggggttcaaggtcaccctgggctctCATGAGACCCTCTccaaacacaaaaaccaaaacaagaagaaatgacCTATATGTTCCTCACTAGGGGAATGGCTATGCAATCAAATACCATATAactctaaaccagtggttctcaaccttcttaatgctgtgaccctgacccccaaccctaaaattgttttcattgctgcttcataactataattttgctactgaatagtgtctcagttcctaagaccatcggaaatatgtgttttctgatggtgtcgacccacaggctgagaaccactgctctaaatgaCGTTCTTTGTTTATGGATATGAAATAAGGAGGAGAAAAGTTCATGTATTGTGTTGctacagaaataaagataaaaattatgtAAAGATTATACAAACATGCCAATTATAAAAACATGTTTATGTATGAGACATGTGTAATACATACGATTATAAACCATGCtatgtattatataaatattaatttctttttacatttttttgttcgtgtgtgtggtatggtaaCGTACACACCATGGCActtgtgtggatgtcagagaacaatttACAGGAGTTTGTTGCCTTAGGACTGCCACagaggtcctggggattgaactcaaagaGTCAGGCTTGTAGGCAGGCGCTTTTTACCAGATAAGCCATCCTGCCAGccctaaatattaaatatttcaggTTGTATTAAATGCCTTTGGAAGGCCTGGTCTTGGTGGTacctgcctgcaatcccagcacctgggagagtggagagaagaaagaaataaaaacagtttgcTTCCAGGAAGGGGAAATCATGGCCtgctggggtgggaggaaggtagGGGAGCCTTGTGAGCAAAGGTGATTTGGTGGCTGTCTAGAGATGGGGCTTCCCCGGCAAAGCACAGCTCCTGCAGGCCTGACCACTGCTCTTCCCTAGGGCTTCCCCGAAGGCTGCGGGGCACTTCGCTGTTGTGGAGGGGcagcacccaggaggctctgAGCCTGCTCAGGGATGACGTGCTGGTGGCTGACCCCGGAAGCAGGTGAGGAGTGTGCCCTGCCCTGAAGTCCAGCTACACTTGAGGAAGTGTTTCTCCCAGATGGTTAGAGTAAGCCGGGTTCTGGGGATCACTGAATAGAGTCCACCCTACAGCCAGAAATAGAGTCCATCCTAACTGTGGCCCCCACGGGCAGGCACAGCAAGGCCTGGAAGAGCTGGGCCCAAAACCCAGGTCTGTTCCAGTCTCCGGGCCCCTTATCAACTGAAATGTTTATTAAGCATCTGCTCTGGGGTGGCATGGTTGGGCACATTTGTCATCCCAACACAGCTTGGGCTGCACAATGAGattatctaaaaacaaacaaacaagacacaaAAAGCAATTAAGGCAACTACTCCACCCAGAATCTGCTAAGCGCTGAATATAGCAGCAAACATTTGACCAAGGCTCCTTTCTACAGTTTACACTGATGAGAGAGACACAGTGAAGAAATAAACGACACAAATACAGATTTTGCCGCGATGGCTGATGGTGTGCAGATAAAAGTCTGACCCTTGAACAAGAAGTGTAGTTTTGAGAGcttggggttgggggtggaggacagacaacacacacatgtcAGACAGAGGCTGCTGGCACTCCTCTGACACGCTGGGCCAGATTTCCCTCCGCTTCTCCAAATACGGTAGGTCATATGTTCTTTCCCTCCTGGTGCCACCACACTGTCCTGGGGATCACATCCAGGACCCCATCCCAatgcccctttctctccctccagaTGCCACTACAGCACGCTGGCCTTCTCGCTTCTGGCCCATGTGCTGGCTGCTCACACGGCACAGGGCAACTATGAACGCTGGGTATCTGAACAGGTGCTGGAACCGCTGGGGATGAGCGACACCAGCTTTACACTGACTGGAGCTGTGCGCGCTCGCCTGGCTGCCGGCTTCTATGGCAGCGGCCGGTCTGCGCCGCTCTACGATCTGGGCTGGTACAGGCCATCGGGCCAGATGTACTCGACGGCTGCAGACCTGGCCAGGCTGGCGGTTGCGCTACTGGGCGCAGGGCCCCGACGGCTGCTGCGGCCAGACAGCCTGGCCACGCTGCTGTCACCGCTGCGCACCTGTGCCCACGGCTACTTCGCTCGAGAAACTGGTACACCCTGGGAGTTCCACGAGCAGCGCGGATACCGAGTGGCGCGCAAGGACGGCGACTTGGACGGCTACGCCGCCAGCCTGGCGCTCGTGCCACCGCTGCGCTTAGGATTTGTGTTGTTGCTGGCGGGGCCGCGCCCACCCACGCGTGACCTGGTGGCTGACGCCCTGGACGTGCTACTGCCTGCTCTGGAGCTCGCTTTGCGCGACGCTGAGCGCGCCCCTGCGCCCCCGCCCAGCGCGCGCCCATTTGCTGGCTTCTTCACCTTCGCGAACCGCACCTTCTATGAGGTGCGTGCTGCGGGGCCGCGTGGCGAGCTGCGCTTGCGCCAGTTTGGGCCGCGCGTGGAGGCGCTCGTGCCCGCCGCCTTCCGATCGCTCGCCCTGCGCCACGTGCGCGGCCGCATCTTCCAGCTGCACGTGGCACGTGAGTTCCCGTGCACGCTGCCTCTCGCAGACGCCTGGCTGTCTCTGGAGGCGCAGCACGGGCAGCTGGTGCGTTTCTATCCGTTGGACCGCCACGGGCTGGCGCCAGGTTTCGACGTGCCCGGACTCAATACCTATGGAGTGCTGCGCCTGCAGCGCAGGCCGGTGTTCAGCTCCCAGTGAGCTGGGGATCCCAGCGTGCGCCCTAGTGCAGCGCCCACCCATGCCTTTGCACTGCTCATGCATGCAACCATCCTCATGCCTCCAGCCCTTCCACACCAGCCTGATGTTACCTGCTACCTGAAGCCTCCTCCTGCAACCCGCCCCCCAGCCGCTAGCTTACAGCCACTCTCCCTGACACATCTCACCTTCCACCATTGCAGCCCCTCCATACCTGCAGCCTTCCTTCAGCCTCTTTTCCCTGCAGCCTCCCCTGCATGGGTTTGTCCAGCTCCAGCCTTGCCCTTCCTCCAGCTTCCCACCCGAGGTTGGCAGGGAGGCCAACCAGAGAACACAATAGTTGGCAAAGTGGGTGGTCTTCCTTGGACCACAGCTGATTTCAAACTGCCCTTATTCACCCGGGAGGAAGAGTTATACAAGAATTTACAGTGAGCATTTAAAAACATAGGCATTGCCCCGCCACAGTGATACaggtcagcacttgggagaatcaggaattcgaggccagcctggactgcaggaGACTGTTCAGACAATCAAAGAAATACTgaaacatttttttgtgtgtgtctgttgaaacaaagacaaaataccGGGAGCGGTGCTGTCTTTTAAAAACCACTCTTTCtgggctgggagtgtagctcagaaGGTAGAGCGCTTGTGTAAGGCTGCTTAAACAcggtgtggtagcacatacctgtaactccactattggggaggtggaggtagaaggatcaggaggtcCAAGCCAGTCTGAGCCACATGAGATACTGTTTAAAAGAacaacagggttttttttttgtttatttgttttaaattgagtTACAATTTACCTAATATTAAAGGCACCATCAGGTGcagtttatatattcatttagtGGGACTGCAAATAGAACCCAGGGCATTGCATACTAGGCTCtatcaactgaactacatcccccaGCCTGAGTTTGGATGATTTAGAGAAATCTTTATACCCATCACCACAATCAAGGTCCGTGAGATTTCCATCACCCCCAAAGCACCACCCCTGCTTTTCCTTTGCAGttacctccccttcctcttcccctcgcCCAGCCCCAGGCAACCGCAGGATGGTCTCCTGTCATTTTATATTAGTTTCACCTGCTCCTGAGTGTGCTGTGAAGGGGATCACACTGTGGAGGTTGTGTGTGCACCTCCTTGGGCTCAGTGTGCTGTATTTGAGGTCCGAGTCTTTATGCGCATCCATAGTTCACTGCTTTTTACTCCACGGCATGACGGTGCCATTTTATCCCTTCCTCCGCtgatggacatttgggttgtttccagacGGAGGTTGTTAGGGAAAGACGTTGTGTGCAAGTTCTCCTGTGTGCATAGGCTTTCATTAGCTTGGGTAGGTTTCTAGATGTGACTGCCAGGCAGTCTTCCAAAAGCTTGGTGCCGTGTTCTATCCCCGCATGGAAATGTGTGGGGGTTCGGTTGCCCACGTATGTGGCAACACTTGGCTCTGTAagtctttttaattttagccatgcGGGTAGTTCTGAAGTCATATCTCACTGTGGTTTTAACTGTATTCTATTTATTGAATTgtaaaagatatatatgtatataagatatatatatatatatatgtatagatgcaCACACTCTCGGGATACAGTTCCCTCCACTCTttggattgatttttttcattttccttttttatgtacATCAGTACTTATGTATTTCTAGTCTAGGCTGCTGTGGAACTCACAcagtagcccagggtgaccttgaacttgtgaatcccctgcttccacctcctgagtgctgggattataggcatacactaccacaccCCATTTATGCAGTACTGGATACAAACTctcagggtttcatgcatgctgggcaaactGTTCCATCTGAGCTACACTACCAACCCCTGTTCctctttgtaatatttttttaaagtttatatgtgtgtggtagtTCGGGGTATGTTTTCATGAGTGTAGGGACGATGTCAGAATTGGAGTTATGGGCAGGCTGCTATGAACCTGTGGGTGTGGATGCCGGGAACtcaattcaggtcctctgcaatagcagtatgaatccctttttttaaaaaaaatatttatttattcttattttacatgcattagtattttgcctgcatgcatatctgtgtgagggtgtcagatcccctggaactggagttatagacagttgtaagctgccatgtgggtattaggaattgaacccaggtcctctggaagggcagccagggctcttaaccactaaaccacttccccagctctcccaccccagatattaaaattttaaagacagggtctcactacattgGCCAAACTCCCTTTGAATTCCTATCTCCCAGACCTCCTGAGTTGCTGAATCACAGTTATGTGCCCTGTGCCCATTTTCTTCATGGTGGTTTGAAGAGCAGAGtttcaacttttttgtttgtgtatttttttttttttttttggatttttcgagacagggtttctctgtagtttttggttcctgtcctggaactagctcttgtagaccaggctggcctcgaactcacagagatctgcctgcctctgcctcccaagtgctgggattaaaggtgtgcgccaccaccgcccggctgtttgtgtatttttttgagacagggtttctctgtgttaacagccttgcctgtcctggaactctctttgcagACCAGACCggacttaaactcacagagatctgccttcctctgcttcctgagtgtctgGCAGGTTCTAACATTTTGATGAGATTTATGCCTGTTAAAACCAATGCAAAGTTAGGAGCTACATtttgtataacacacacacacacacacacacacacacacacacacacacacacacacacacacacacgtgtgctagTAGGCAGATGATCTCCCAGGACACAATATGCTCAGCTCCCATGTGTCTTTTAAAAGCTTTagcttttaattttgagataattACAAATCTCCATACAAGTGTCAGAAATAGCTAGAGAAGCCTTTACGCAGTTTCTTCTCCCAGGGACATCGTGCAGAATGTTGTAAGATGCTGATCTAATGCAGCCAACATCCAAAGTTCTTTCCTCAGCGCAACAGCCCTGCCTTCCCCACTCCTCGCCGTCTCCACCTGCTCTCCAAGCTTTGCCCTTTCCTTAAGCCCTAGCCAGCATGGCCCGCTCTGTATTTCTGGAATTCTCTCATTTTAGCATTATCAACATATTAGGGGATGGCAGGACGGTTCCTCCGGTAGAGGTGCttgcctgacagcctgagtttgatgcccagaacccacacgatAGAAGGAGTGAATCAACTACCCCGAGTTGTTATCTGGCCTTCACCTGTGTACCATGACacctgtgtgtagacacacacacacacatggatacatatatgtgtacaagCACACTAAGTAAATGGAATATTCAAAAAAgtgagggggctgaagagatggctcggcacttgaaagcacttgctgctcatgcagaggactggagtctgattcccagcaccttccTTGAGCAGCGCACAACAGTCTattactccagtttcagggggtctgaTGTGATCTTTTGGCTTCGGTGGGCACatgctgcatgcacacacatacacataaaagaaattttttgttttttgtttttttgagactgggtgtctttgtgtagccctggctgtcctggaactcactctgtagaccaaactggcctcaaattctgagatctgcctccctctgcctcctgagtgctaggattaacagCAAACactccaaataataataaattctttaaaaaaggaatttcAGGTATTAAATGGAGTTGGGAGGAAGTAGGTAAACTTTGGGGATTCCCCCCAGCATTTAGGATGGATTTCCAGACATTTCAAGTGGCTGCAAGCATCAACAGTTTGTTCCTTCTGGTTGCAGAGTAGTGGCTCCATGGAGGAATGGAACACTATTTGTCTAACCATTCAccactttttcctcctcctcctcctcctcctcctcctcctcctcctcctcctcctcctcctcctcctccttctcctcctc belongs to Microtus pennsylvanicus isolate mMicPen1 chromosome 13, mMicPen1.hap1, whole genome shotgun sequence and includes:
- the Lactbl1 gene encoding putative beta-lactamase-like 1, encoding MKTRACYQPRLLKGKKKWLSRALIGFLFLFSVAMTGCFLWQYHLPKLQTGSLKPEVTPAPVKMCPHHPELVPLAHPLPVLKEALEKVDGILRKAMLAPGLAAMSALVVHNDTVLWTGNFGKKNGSDPNSGTPNEYTIYRIASISKIFPVLMLYRLWEEGIVASLDDPLERYASTFSINNPLGKAQDPEPQDPAGEFEEMGSLPKPSSVTLRRMASQLSGLPRRLRGTSLLWRGSTQEALSLLRDDVLVADPGSRCHYSTLAFSLLAHVLAAHTAQGNYERWVSEQVLEPLGMSDTSFTLTGAVRARLAAGFYGSGRSAPLYDLGWYRPSGQMYSTAADLARLAVALLGAGPRRLLRPDSLATLLSPLRTCAHGYFARETGTPWEFHEQRGYRVARKDGDLDGYAASLALVPPLRLGFVLLLAGPRPPTRDLVADALDVLLPALELALRDAERAPAPPPSARPFAGFFTFANRTFYEVRAAGPRGELRLRQFGPRVEALVPAAFRSLALRHVRGRIFQLHVAREFPCTLPLADAWLSLEAQHGQLVRFYPLDRHGLAPGFDVPGLNTYGVLRLQRRPVFSSQ